From the Caldalkalibacillus uzonensis genome, one window contains:
- a CDS encoding YojF family protein codes for MKPIITVQVQAFLNQYKNKDLFLHLETTSGTYAAQQYEKRVVPGAYIRNGLIRYQQGKIKGNGPYRVGLKMKLGWIYAEGLTHFEINHQGRLLLAGYDSVGNLTVALQLSEEPFEL; via the coding sequence ATGAAACCGATTATTACCGTGCAGGTGCAGGCCTTTCTGAATCAGTACAAAAATAAGGACTTATTTCTCCATTTGGAGACCACTAGCGGTACATATGCCGCTCAACAATATGAAAAGCGAGTGGTACCAGGGGCTTATATCCGTAACGGACTGATCCGGTATCAGCAAGGAAAAATTAAGGGGAACGGCCCATACCGGGTAGGATTAAAGATGAAGCTGGGCTGGATCTATGCCGAAGGTCTAACTCACTTCGAGATTAACCACCAGGGACGTTTACTGCTTGCCGGCTACGATTCTGTGGGAAACCTGACTGTTGCTCTGCAATTGAGCGAAGAACCGTTTGAATTGTGA